A region from the Xanthocytophaga agilis genome encodes:
- a CDS encoding DUF4783 domain-containing protein → MSKVNKIFLWSLVVSLMIVAYAKPQAQDDVFNGAKVALKSGNARELAKYFNSNIELIIESEHVEMDKVSQTQAELILRTFFQKNPAKDFAYVHQGASPEGSKYSTGSYMSGSKSYLVYIVVKQFGGKYMIDRIDFREKG, encoded by the coding sequence ATGAGCAAAGTAAATAAAATCTTCCTGTGGTCGCTGGTGGTGAGTCTTATGATTGTAGCTTATGCTAAGCCTCAAGCACAGGATGATGTTTTTAATGGTGCAAAGGTGGCGCTGAAAAGTGGGAATGCAAGAGAACTAGCAAAATATTTTAACTCTAATATCGAACTGATTATTGAGTCTGAACATGTAGAGATGGACAAAGTTAGCCAAACTCAGGCAGAACTTATTTTACGTACATTCTTTCAGAAAAACCCTGCCAAAGACTTTGCCTACGTTCACCAGGGAGCATCTCCTGAAGGATCTAAGTATAGCACTGGTAGTTACATGTCTGGCTCTAAATCATATCTGGTTTATATTGTAGTAAAACAATTTGGAGGAAAATATATGATTGACCGAATTGATTTCAGAGAAAAAGGTTAG